A region of the Methyloprofundus sedimenti genome:
ATCTCTGCTCTTGCTTCTTCTCTAGGTTTCATTAACAAGGAAAAAGGCTTTGGTCTTCTTTTTACTGCACGAGGCTCTATTCGACCAGGACGATTTCCAACCCGCTGCTGAGCAATCAATACAAATAATGATTCTTCAATGACTCCTGTACCAGTAAGAGCAGTCTGTTGAGTCCATGCCAACCACAATTGTAGTGTATGCTTAAAGCTAAGCTGGCGTGGTAATATATCGGCTAATAAAGCCGCTTGAGCCATTAATAATCGAATCAGATTATAGGCCAGAAAATAGACCCATATCTCCTTTTCACTCATTTCGGGTGTTTTACAGCTTAGCGTTTCCATTCCCATCGTCGTTTTTATGTTCCGGAAATCAACTTCAATCTGCCAGCGTTTTTTATACAAAACCTTGAGTTCTGGTTTCGATGCTTCTTTAGGGCATAGCAATGTTGTTATGAGTATTTTGCCATGGGTGCTTAACTCACGGATAAGTAACGTTTTCGGTGCAACATCATAGTACGCTTGTGCCATCCAGTCTGGTTTGATCTTTGGTTTGGTTAGTTCGATTAGGTGATCTCTGGTACCTATTCGTTTGCCTTTCCTAAAGTCAGTTACCCGTTTACGCGCGCCCATTTGCTCAAAGACGGCATCAATGCCTTTTTCACGCAGTGAAGCTAACAAAAAATAGGTACCATAAAAAGCATCGCCAAGAACAAGGTCTCCCGTATTAAAGGTGTCTATAATATTACGAAGCAAACTTTGCTCATCTGAGCCTTTTCCATTGAACCGTCCTATCGACGCATTTAAAACGGCCCCACTTGAAAGGCAGATAACGCCAACCAACCGACAAATTGGAAAACCAAGTCCTGGTTTTTGACCACTCTGCTGAGGATATACTGCCTGATTTTCAACGGTGTCGGGCATTGTTACAGTGGTTCCATCAATTAAATGTACACGCCTTCCATGCCAGCGCCATTGCTCAGGGATTTGACAGTTAATGAGCTCACCTGTCTGGCAAACTAGGTCAGAAACCATTGCTAATGGCAAACGCTGTCTTGCTCGACAATACCCCCCCGTAGAGGTACTAACAGGTGCAAGACCACCAATGATACGTTTTATTGCTGCATCATTGACCGCTTTTTGACAGGAGCGGTCTTCACTCAATGCTTGTGCTAAAAATATTGAAAGTGTTTCTGTTGGGGGATAAAGTCGCTCTCGGTGTTCAGGTAATAAGGTGTCAACT
Encoded here:
- a CDS encoding IS4 family transposase — translated: MFINNKFLRCQQQRIKKCAEKTDSYQFFNLLTCPELLSRVDTLLPEHRERLYPPTETLSIFLAQALSEDRSCQKAVNDAAIKRIIGGLAPVSTSTGGYCRARQRLPLAMVSDLVCQTGELINCQIPEQWRWHGRRVHLIDGTTVTMPDTVENQAVYPQQSGQKPGLGFPICRLVGVICLSSGAVLNASIGRFNGKGSDEQSLLRNIIDTFNTGDLVLGDAFYGTYFLLASLREKGIDAVFEQMGARKRVTDFRKGKRIGTRDHLIELTKPKIKPDWMAQAYYDVAPKTLLIRELSTHGKILITTLLCPKEASKPELKVLYKKRWQIEVDFRNIKTTMGMETLSCKTPEMSEKEIWVYFLAYNLIRLLMAQAALLADILPRQLSFKHTLQLWLAWTQQTALTGTGVIEESLFVLIAQQRVGNRPGRIEPRAVKRRPKPFSLLMKPREEARAEIRKNGHPKKIK